Proteins found in one Archaeoglobus neptunius genomic segment:
- a CDS encoding nucleotidyltransferase domain-containing protein — protein MRRVATYGVRKLIEYSEERWKILKEKRERAKEIMDSLFSFGIESIVYGSVARGDVTEKSDVDIFIPHNIPSYKVEIALDGFEVLEKRIIQATPNYAIKGEYVLSDNTTVSFPLVRMREREMDFYRFGGCIDYNGIVEDRRVAGVDKRLVLIIPNEKGHREVPLTDMHPSSVARMLDVSIDIVMERIRVLTRRREVGRTGIFLCETIALNECFESALKSIASRNPAVRRRID, from the coding sequence ATGAGGAGGGTTGCAACATACGGGGTAAGAAAGTTGATAGAGTACTCAGAAGAGCGATGGAAGATCCTGAAAGAAAAGAGGGAGAGAGCGAAGGAGATAATGGATTCTCTCTTCTCCTTTGGAATTGAGAGTATCGTCTATGGAAGTGTTGCGAGGGGAGATGTAACAGAAAAGAGCGATGTGGATATTTTCATTCCTCACAACATCCCCTCATACAAGGTTGAGATAGCCCTTGACGGTTTTGAAGTGCTGGAGAAGAGAATAATACAGGCAACACCAAATTACGCCATCAAGGGAGAATACGTTTTGTCCGACAACACCACCGTGAGCTTCCCACTGGTAAGAATGCGTGAGAGGGAAATGGACTTTTACAGATTCGGTGGTTGTATTGACTACAACGGAATTGTTGAGGACAGGAGGGTAGCAGGGGTTGACAAAAGGCTGGTTCTGATAATTCCCAATGAAAAAGGGCATAGAGAGGTGCCTTTAACCGACATGCATCCCAGCAGCGTGGCAAGAATGCTGGATGTTTCAATTGACATTGTCATGGAGAGGATAAGGGTACTCACACGCAGAAGAGAGGTCGGAAGAACCGGAATATTCCTCTGCGAAACCATAGCCCTAAACGAGTGCTTTGAATCTGCGCTGAAATCAATAGCATCCAGAAACCCGGCTGTAAGAAGGAGAATTGACTAA
- a CDS encoding cytochrome c biogenesis protein, which produces MWIKTSALAFAAGFIILLYGVIKAFTLPPVVSDYIQENYRIVFFHVPAAISSFVAFTVTFILSAIFLKTGDYRRDIQALSSAKFGFAMITAALVSGSIWAKVAWGSYWNWDPRETFVLILWFAYAAYFALRTSIEDYPIKARYSAIYSLFAFVTVPLSYFSAKLSVLHPTTSELRFDAERGMLLGLMILAFVLLYIAYFLLDSKISEIGERMMGGEDYE; this is translated from the coding sequence ATGTGGATTAAGACATCAGCTCTTGCATTTGCGGCTGGATTCATTATTCTTCTATATGGCGTCATCAAGGCATTTACCCTTCCACCGGTAGTTTCTGATTACATTCAGGAAAACTACAGAATTGTATTCTTTCACGTTCCCGCTGCTATTTCCTCCTTCGTTGCTTTTACCGTCACATTCATTCTTTCTGCGATCTTCCTGAAAACCGGAGACTACAGGAGGGATATTCAGGCCTTGAGTTCAGCGAAGTTTGGCTTCGCGATGATAACAGCAGCACTGGTGAGCGGCTCGATATGGGCAAAGGTGGCCTGGGGTAGCTACTGGAACTGGGATCCAAGAGAAACATTTGTTTTGATACTCTGGTTTGCCTATGCAGCATATTTTGCCCTCAGAACCTCCATCGAAGATTACCCGATAAAGGCGAGGTATTCTGCGATTTATTCTCTGTTCGCCTTCGTTACGGTGCCTTTAAGTTACTTTTCAGCTAAACTCTCCGTTCTGCATCCCACCACTTCAGAGCTGAGGTTTGATGCGGAGAGGGGAATGCTTCTCGGCTTGATGATTCTGGCTTTTGTTTTACTTTACATCGCCTACTTTCTTCTGGATTCAAAAATTTCGGAAATTGGTGAGAGAATGATGGGGGGTGAGGACTATGAATGA
- the cutA gene encoding divalent-cation tolerance protein CutA, producing MHNFIYITASSKEEAEGIARDLLEKRLAACVNIFPIKSYFWWEGKIEGALEWALIVKTRSEKFAEIRDEVKKIHSYSVPCICAIPIERGLKEFLEWIDETVEG from the coding sequence ATGCACAACTTCATATACATAACAGCCTCATCGAAGGAGGAGGCTGAGGGCATAGCAAGAGATCTGCTGGAAAAAAGACTGGCTGCATGTGTAAATATTTTCCCAATAAAGTCCTATTTCTGGTGGGAAGGCAAAATAGAAGGGGCACTGGAATGGGCGCTGATCGTGAAAACCAGATCAGAAAAATTTGCGGAGATCAGAGATGAGGTTAAAAAAATTCACAGTTACTCGGTGCCCTGTATATGTGCGATCCCGATTGAAAGGGGGCTGAAGGAGTTTCTTGAGTGGATCGATGAAACTGTAGAAGGATGA
- a CDS encoding metal ABC transporter ATP-binding protein gives MKAIEFHEVSFSYSTRVLENLNLRIDGGEFVAILGPNGAGKSTMLKLVLGLLKPEKGWVEVLGFDAYRERSRFIDRISYLPQREELVMDIPLTVSQVMKLPALSRGRKVSDETVKRILSTVGMEGMADRVFNELSGGQQQRIMLARALITNPEIILLDEPFNGVDVPSQEKIVQVLGNMRSEGKTVIVVVHNINPILHDVDRVVLLNRRIVAVGKPNEVFSEKNIVRAYGTSIPLVICEEGYTHPLYGDYHG, from the coding sequence ATGAAGGCCATTGAGTTTCATGAAGTCTCGTTCTCCTATAGCACAAGGGTTCTTGAAAACCTGAACCTCAGGATAGATGGGGGCGAGTTTGTGGCCATTCTTGGGCCAAATGGTGCCGGGAAGAGTACGATGTTAAAGCTTGTTCTGGGACTGCTCAAGCCTGAGAAGGGCTGGGTTGAGGTTCTTGGCTTTGATGCGTACAGAGAACGGAGCAGGTTCATTGACCGGATCAGCTACCTCCCGCAGAGAGAAGAGCTTGTAATGGATATTCCTCTTACGGTATCACAGGTTATGAAACTTCCGGCCCTGTCCAGAGGGAGAAAGGTAAGTGATGAAACCGTAAAGAGGATCCTCTCAACGGTTGGAATGGAGGGCATGGCAGACAGGGTCTTCAACGAGCTGAGCGGAGGACAGCAGCAGAGAATTATGCTAGCAAGAGCTCTGATAACGAATCCTGAGATAATACTGCTTGACGAACCCTTCAACGGTGTGGATGTACCTTCACAGGAGAAAATCGTGCAGGTGTTGGGGAATATGCGATCGGAAGGAAAAACCGTGATCGTGGTGGTTCACAACATTAATCCCATACTGCACGACGTTGACAGAGTTGTTCTGCTTAACAGGAGAATAGTCGCCGTAGGAAAGCCCAATGAAGTCTTTTCAGAGAAAAACATTGTCAGGGCCTATGGCACTTCAATTCCACTTGTGATCTGTGAGGAAGGATACACACATCCTCTTTACGGTGATTATCATGGATGA
- a CDS encoding metal ABC transporter permease — protein MDELILRAIIAAVLISINAAVAGSLTVFRRASFLVAGSAHSALAGVAAALFLNSIGFGVHYFIFAMIAAVFSAYLTARAARRGDVNTGIAAAFSLSMAVAVIFISMTRNSAANAWQFLFGDILLLTQEDFVILAVSTVLIVITVSFLYYKFLFISFDPLGAEAAGINVYFYDFVLIALISASVVTALKAVGAILVFSIFVAPSSAARILGKSTGSVYTITFVIALVSLYAGIATSYYLTLPSGAVAAALASTVYFAVAWKS, from the coding sequence ATGGATGAGCTGATTTTAAGAGCAATAATTGCCGCAGTTCTGATATCCATTAATGCTGCAGTAGCCGGGTCTCTGACAGTTTTCAGAAGGGCCTCCTTCCTTGTTGCGGGGTCGGCACACTCGGCACTTGCCGGGGTGGCTGCGGCCCTATTCCTGAACTCAATTGGTTTTGGAGTGCACTACTTTATTTTTGCGATGATTGCTGCGGTATTTTCTGCGTATCTTACTGCCAGAGCTGCTAGAAGGGGAGATGTGAACACAGGAATAGCAGCTGCTTTTTCTCTTTCAATGGCAGTGGCGGTCATCTTTATATCCATGACAAGAAATTCAGCAGCGAATGCGTGGCAGTTTCTTTTCGGAGACATTCTTTTACTTACGCAGGAAGATTTTGTTATTCTGGCGGTATCGACCGTTTTAATTGTTATCACGGTATCTTTTCTCTATTACAAGTTTCTTTTCATCTCGTTTGATCCTCTGGGTGCAGAAGCTGCGGGTATAAATGTTTATTTTTACGATTTTGTTTTAATTGCCCTGATATCTGCGTCAGTGGTCACGGCTCTTAAAGCCGTGGGAGCGATACTCGTATTTTCAATTTTCGTTGCCCCGTCTTCAGCCGCAAGGATTCTTGGAAAAAGCACGGGTTCCGTGTACACAATTACCTTTGTAATCGCCCTTGTGAGTCTGTATGCCGGAATAGCGACGTCTTATTACCTCACTCTCCCGTCAGGTGCCGTTGCAGCCGCACTGGCTTCGACAGTCTACTTTGCCGTTGCCTGGAAAAGTTAA
- a CDS encoding multiprotein bridging factor aMBF1 gives MIEMNCEICGREIRGKGFKIVVEGSEVTVCPSCKQYGSEKRPSVASQQGARRVVLKRKRGSPKIEFQDELIEDYHLIIKHEREKRGWSQEQLAKKIQEKESLIKKIENAEITPEPEVIEKLEKLFNIKLREQIPEIKIEGRSKSLTPTLGDIVVVKRKKK, from the coding sequence GTGATTGAGATGAACTGCGAGATTTGCGGCAGAGAGATAAGGGGAAAGGGCTTTAAGATCGTTGTTGAGGGGAGTGAAGTGACAGTTTGCCCCTCATGCAAACAATACGGTAGCGAAAAGAGGCCGTCTGTAGCATCTCAGCAGGGTGCCAGAAGGGTTGTTTTGAAGAGGAAGAGGGGTTCTCCAAAAATTGAATTCCAGGACGAGCTCATAGAAGACTACCATCTGATAATAAAGCACGAAAGGGAGAAAAGAGGATGGAGTCAGGAACAGCTCGCCAAAAAGATTCAGGAAAAAGAATCTCTAATCAAAAAAATTGAGAATGCTGAGATCACGCCTGAACCCGAGGTTATCGAGAAACTGGAGAAGCTCTTCAATATAAAGCTCAGAGAGCAAATACCGGAGATAAAAATTGAGGGTAGGAGCAAAAGTCTGACACCGACACTCGGAGATATCGTCGTTGTCAAAAGAAAGAAGAAATAA
- the pan gene encoding proteasome-activating nucleotidase, whose product MGDNEIQYLIEKLKKLEEDYYKLRELYRRLEDEKRFIESERIRYEREVRRLRSEIERLRSPPLLVGVVSDVLEDGRVVVKSSTGPKFVVNASQYVSEDELKPGARVALNQQTLAIVNVLPTSKDPMVYGFEVEEKPEVSYEDIGGLDVQIEEIREAVELPMLKPELFVEIGIEPPKGVLLYGPPGTGKTLLAKAVANQTRATFIRVVGSEFVQKYIGEGARLVREVFQLAKEKSPSIIFIDELDAIAARRTNSDTSGDREVQRTMMQLLAELDGFDPRGEVKVIGATNRIDILDPAILRPGRFDRIIEVPMPTFEGRIQIFRIHTRKMKLADDVDFKELARVTEGASGADIKAICTEAGMFAIREERAKVTMLDFTKAIDKVLKKSTPLPDLKGVMFV is encoded by the coding sequence ATGGGCGATAATGAGATTCAATACCTCATCGAGAAGCTGAAGAAGCTTGAGGAGGATTATTACAAGCTTAGAGAGCTTTATCGCAGATTGGAAGATGAAAAGAGATTTATCGAAAGCGAAAGAATAAGATATGAGAGAGAAGTTAGAAGGCTTAGAAGTGAGATTGAAAGATTACGCTCACCTCCTTTACTCGTCGGTGTAGTTTCAGACGTTCTGGAAGATGGAAGAGTGGTTGTTAAAAGCTCAACCGGACCCAAGTTTGTTGTAAACGCCTCCCAGTATGTCAGTGAGGACGAACTGAAACCCGGTGCCAGGGTTGCGTTAAACCAGCAAACACTCGCAATCGTCAATGTGCTGCCAACATCAAAAGACCCGATGGTCTACGGGTTTGAAGTGGAGGAGAAGCCGGAAGTGAGCTATGAAGATATAGGTGGACTGGACGTTCAGATTGAGGAAATAAGAGAGGCTGTTGAACTTCCAATGCTGAAACCCGAACTGTTCGTTGAAATAGGGATTGAGCCACCGAAGGGTGTGCTTCTCTATGGTCCTCCGGGGACAGGAAAAACTCTGCTGGCGAAGGCTGTGGCGAATCAGACCAGAGCGACATTCATTCGAGTTGTGGGGAGCGAATTCGTACAGAAGTATATCGGAGAAGGTGCAAGGCTCGTCAGGGAGGTTTTCCAGCTTGCAAAGGAAAAATCACCTTCAATAATATTTATCGATGAACTCGATGCTATAGCTGCGAGAAGAACAAACAGCGATACAAGCGGAGACAGGGAGGTTCAGAGAACAATGATGCAGCTTCTTGCAGAGCTCGATGGATTTGATCCGAGGGGCGAAGTTAAGGTTATAGGGGCTACAAACAGAATAGACATCCTGGATCCTGCCATCCTCAGGCCGGGGAGATTTGACAGGATAATAGAGGTTCCGATGCCAACCTTTGAAGGCAGAATTCAGATATTCAGGATTCACACCAGAAAAATGAAGCTCGCCGATGACGTTGATTTCAAGGAGCTGGCAAGGGTTACAGAGGGGGCGAGTGGAGCGGACATTAAGGCAATATGTACCGAAGCCGGAATGTTTGCAATAAGAGAAGAAAGGGCAAAGGTTACAATGCTGGACTTTACAAAAGCAATAGATAAGGTACTCAAGAAATCGACACCATTGCCCGATTTGAAGGGAGTGATGTTCGTATAA